The Clostridioides difficile genome has a segment encoding these proteins:
- a CDS encoding sigma 54-interacting transcriptional regulator, protein MLRKDKVLLSLHKLCNNITLKDLQSEKTGFTTLEVANNSSLDRSNTSKELNNLYNEKKVVKISGKPILFLHAGIIENLIGRTLNNSEYSISNCNELFKSTKNDSEDVFSTLLGYDSSLKLVIEKAKSAILYPPKGLNTLLIGPTGVGKSTFAETMYKYALESKVFSSESKFVVFNCAEYAENANLLLSNLFGYVKGSFTGANKDKFGIVAQANGGILFLDEIHRLPPEGQEMLFLLMDKGIYRRLGESDVVHRATVFIVCATTEDIQSSLLGTFLRRIPVTINLPALQDRSLKERLSLIKYFFIIESKYTNATIRVHKDVIKSLLLYDCFGNIGQLKSDIQLMSARAFLNYKTELKDNIEIDLSLVPDYIYTGLLKLNENRSNLNKLSELDYMLFYEFNGNNLEVEYTKELSRYNIDTSNNGFRYSTEIPYLENDIRSMFINYMEKYSTKLLSVSSVTHSDYTSNEIFKVINPKIYYAVEHSLKEAEKISRNKYTKQTYVALSMHISALIENINQDTYNPKYNLYNDKIFLEKDLNIAKIVLSIIENDLQISLPKDEVKFISMFLNSTYLEPNNHSESIGVIILAHGNSTASSMCDVANSLLGTSHCNAIDMPLDVKVSTILDKAIELVKECDEGKGVLLLTDMGSLIAFGELISEKTKIKTRSIEMVSTPIVLEAVRKSTLPEMTLDELANSLSFLNPYIGRAAIDSSEINYPEKSREYTIITTCITGYGSAMKVADFINSSLKNINKYNINLVPHNIESFKMYRNKFSNTKILAVVGSVDFNVANTPFIHIEELLNGYGLDMLNKIIEGTFNANIITNIKETNLSYNSLIINFMSQNLELLDSVKLFNYVNSSLFSIIELIDEGLKSKFKLGYILHCSFMIERCFKNTTFPYNNITELIGKNYKLYELIREAFKTTEAYFNISIPDEEIAYIIDMINEYLNK, encoded by the coding sequence ATGTTAAGAAAAGATAAAGTTTTATTATCACTACATAAGTTATGTAATAATATAACTTTAAAAGACCTACAATCAGAGAAAACAGGATTTACTACCCTTGAAGTTGCTAACAATTCCTCTCTTGATAGAAGTAATACTAGTAAAGAATTAAATAATCTATACAATGAAAAGAAAGTTGTAAAAATATCTGGTAAACCTATTTTATTTTTACATGCTGGTATTATTGAAAATTTGATTGGTCGTACTTTAAATAACTCAGAATATTCTATAAGCAATTGTAATGAACTATTTAAATCAACTAAAAATGATTCAGAAGATGTCTTCTCAACATTACTTGGATATGACTCTAGCCTTAAATTAGTTATAGAAAAAGCTAAATCTGCCATACTTTACCCTCCAAAAGGTCTTAATACATTACTTATTGGGCCTACTGGTGTTGGAAAAAGTACATTTGCTGAAACAATGTACAAATATGCTCTAGAAAGTAAAGTCTTTTCTTCTGAAAGTAAATTTGTAGTATTTAACTGCGCTGAATATGCAGAAAATGCTAACTTACTTCTTAGTAATTTATTTGGTTATGTTAAAGGTTCTTTTACTGGTGCTAATAAGGATAAATTTGGAATAGTTGCACAGGCCAATGGTGGTATATTGTTTTTAGATGAAATACACAGATTACCCCCAGAAGGTCAAGAGATGCTTTTTCTTTTGATGGATAAAGGTATATACAGACGATTAGGAGAATCCGATGTTGTACATAGAGCTACTGTCTTTATTGTGTGTGCCACAACAGAAGATATACAGTCTTCCTTACTTGGAACTTTTCTAAGAAGAATTCCTGTTACAATTAACCTACCTGCTTTGCAGGACAGGTCCTTAAAAGAAAGATTATCTCTCATTAAGTATTTCTTTATTATAGAATCTAAATATACTAATGCAACTATAAGAGTTCATAAAGATGTAATTAAATCACTACTACTTTATGATTGCTTTGGTAATATAGGCCAACTTAAGTCTGACATACAACTTATGAGTGCAAGAGCATTTTTAAATTATAAGACTGAACTAAAAGATAACATAGAAATAGACTTATCTCTCGTTCCTGATTATATTTACACTGGTCTTTTAAAGTTGAATGAAAATCGAAGTAATTTAAATAAATTATCAGAACTTGATTATATGCTTTTTTATGAATTTAATGGCAACAACTTAGAGGTTGAGTATACAAAAGAGCTATCTAGATATAATATAGATACATCAAACAATGGATTTAGATACTCTACAGAGATTCCTTATCTAGAAAATGATATAAGAAGTATGTTTATAAACTACATGGAGAAATACTCTACAAAATTGCTTTCAGTATCATCAGTAACTCATTCTGATTATACAAGTAATGAGATTTTTAAAGTAATCAACCCAAAGATTTACTATGCTGTTGAACACTCTTTAAAAGAAGCTGAAAAAATCTCTAGAAATAAATATACAAAACAAACTTATGTTGCTCTCTCAATGCATATAAGTGCTCTTATAGAAAATATAAATCAGGATACATATAATCCTAAGTACAATCTATATAATGATAAAATTTTCTTAGAAAAAGATTTAAATATAGCTAAAATAGTTTTAAGTATAATTGAAAATGACCTACAGATATCTTTGCCTAAAGATGAAGTAAAATTTATATCTATGTTTCTAAATAGTACATATCTTGAGCCAAATAATCACTCTGAAAGTATTGGAGTTATAATACTCGCTCATGGAAATTCAACAGCTAGCAGTATGTGTGATGTGGCCAATTCACTACTTGGTACAAGCCATTGTAATGCAATTGATATGCCTTTAGATGTAAAGGTAAGTACTATACTTGACAAAGCTATAGAATTGGTAAAAGAATGTGATGAAGGTAAGGGGGTACTCCTTTTGACAGATATGGGCTCTCTTATAGCTTTTGGAGAACTTATTTCAGAAAAAACAAAGATTAAAACACGCTCTATTGAAATGGTATCTACTCCAATAGTTTTGGAAGCAGTAAGAAAAAGTACTCTACCAGAAATGACCTTAGATGAGTTAGCTAACTCTTTAAGTTTTTTAAATCCATATATTGGACGAGCTGCAATTGACTCATCAGAAATAAATTATCCTGAAAAATCAAGAGAGTATACTATAATAACCACTTGTATAACGGGTTATGGTTCAGCTATGAAAGTTGCAGACTTTATAAATTCTTCGCTTAAAAATATCAATAAATACAATATTAATTTAGTTCCTCATAATATAGAGAGTTTCAAAATGTATAGGAATAAATTTAGTAATACTAAAATTTTAGCAGTTGTTGGTAGTGTAGACTTTAATGTTGCTAACACTCCATTTATACACATAGAAGAACTTCTAAATGGGTATGGTCTTGATATGTTAAACAAGATAATAGAAGGTACATTCAACGCCAATATTATCACTAATATAAAGGAAACAAATCTATCATATAACAGCTTAATAATAAACTTTATGTCTCAGAACTTAGAATTATTGGACTCAGTTAAATTATTTAACTATGTTAATTCATCATTATTTTCAATAATAGAGCTAATAGATGAAGGCCTTAAGAGTAAATTTAAACTTGGATATATACTACACTGCTCTTTTATGATAGAAAGATGTTTTAAAAACACAACTTTTCCATATAATAACATTACTGAGTTAATTGGTAAAAATTATAAGTTATATGAATTAATACGAGAAGCTTTTAAAACAACTGAAGCTTACTTTAATATTTCGATACCAGATGAGGAAATTGCTTATATAATAGATATGATTAATGAATATCTAAATAAATAA
- a CDS encoding D-alanyl-D-alanine carboxypeptidase has product MEDEILKRKIKHLAILALIFTLIAPGFSFADNPPVPNSSRAALLIDQDTRRILFEKNSDEKMPLASLSKMMTFLLAIEAVDKNQVKETDIVKIDKSTASVGGSTCKLKDGDEIPLGELMQGLMLVSGNDAAMAIAKYIGKDEKSFVDMMNKKAEEIGMHDTYYFNPNGLPRYTDPEHKEPPIENISTAHDIVTLGKYMYDHYESQVTRITTMQVYNDTKKDFTHYNTNPLLVSVPGVDGIKTGYTDNAGYCFAFSMMVPKDAKNEKNHRLIGVVLGDGNKKNRISSSASLLKYGKDNFHSKKIAHKGDTIETPCVDGIDDFKIKVKVDKDLYGVVSDSENINPKIVFKSMNYPINKGDIVGVAKYYNDSGKFVGSVNVRSESNIGCIPLKDKIKIKVAKINKELEGRNSVCFKA; this is encoded by the coding sequence ATGGAGGATGAAATTTTGAAAAGAAAAATAAAACATTTAGCAATACTTGCATTAATTTTTACACTTATAGCACCTGGATTCTCATTTGCAGATAATCCACCAGTCCCAAATTCGTCAAGGGCGGCATTGCTTATAGACCAAGATACTAGAAGAATATTATTTGAAAAAAATAGTGACGAAAAAATGCCTCTCGCTAGCTTAAGTAAAATGATGACATTTTTACTTGCAATAGAGGCAGTAGATAAGAATCAAGTTAAAGAAACTGACATAGTAAAAATAGACAAGTCTACAGCTTCTGTAGGAGGTTCTACTTGTAAGCTTAAGGATGGAGATGAAATACCTCTAGGAGAGCTTATGCAAGGTCTTATGCTTGTATCTGGAAATGATGCAGCTATGGCCATAGCTAAATACATTGGTAAAGATGAAAAAAGTTTTGTAGATATGATGAATAAGAAAGCTGAAGAAATAGGAATGCATGATACGTATTATTTTAATCCAAATGGACTTCCTAGATATACTGACCCAGAACATAAGGAGCCTCCTATAGAGAACATATCAACAGCTCATGATATAGTTACTCTTGGAAAGTATATGTATGACCATTATGAAAGTCAAGTTACTAGAATAACTACTATGCAAGTTTATAACGATACTAAAAAGGATTTTACACACTACAATACAAATCCTCTACTTGTTTCAGTTCCTGGTGTTGATGGAATAAAGACAGGTTATACAGACAATGCTGGATATTGTTTTGCATTTTCTATGATGGTACCTAAAGACGCTAAAAATGAAAAAAATCATAGATTAATAGGTGTTGTACTTGGTGATGGTAATAAGAAAAATAGAATTTCTTCTTCTGCTAGCTTATTAAAGTATGGTAAGGACAATTTCCATTCTAAAAAGATAGCTCATAAGGGAGATACTATCGAAACGCCTTGTGTTGATGGCATCGATGATTTTAAGATAAAGGTTAAAGTAGATAAAGATTTATATGGTGTTGTTTCAGATAGTGAGAATATCAATCCTAAGATAGTGTTTAAGAGTATGAATTATCCTATCAATAAGGGAGATATTGTTGGTGTTGCAAAGTATTATAATGATTCTGGTAAATTTGTTGGAAGTGTTAATGTAAGAAGTGAAAGCAATATAGGGTGTATCCCTTTGAAGGACAAGATTAAGATTAAGGTCGCTAAGATAAATAAAGAGCTTGAGGGCAGAAATTCTGTTTGTTTTAAGGCTTAG
- a CDS encoding cell wall-binding repeat-containing protein — protein MKIPKKIAAMLTVTMIAGSSTAGIASAQTVATNLTGQERYETAVKISQDGWKNADEVVIVNDSSIADALSATPFAKAKNAPILLTGKDKLNDKTKAELQRLKAKKVYLIGGTSVLSANIEKQIKDLKISFERISGAERYQTSLELAKRLDAVSDVKKIAVVNGEKGLADAVSVGAPAAQNNMPVILADSKNGTAVADKFIKDAGITQSYVVGGESSVSEAVKNKLPNSTRLGGTDRNDTNAKVVKEFYKKTDLKNAYVTKDGMAKQDQLIDALAVGVLGAKNQSPVVLVGKNLSASQKTLVNSKSFDKITKVGGNGNETAFNEIKSLQEVSTSEAKTIAELKSAIDKATANDVINFKPTSEVKEAFTIQTDKAVTVNLNGTYTKTVTINMPNGDVNNYAKVDDVVIDDVKDGTFVNYGKITNLKVNDKNGAKIENNSKGEIGSLTVASGASQVKVNNGGKITTVTNNSKGTTIDNKGTISTVKGDNSPSISGNNPSSNSSGGSSSSGGSSGGSSSGGSSSNQNQTAVNKEAEKITSVAAPAKDATKLTMPSVSSGYTIAIKSSNNENVIKKDGTIVPQNTATTVKLVFTVTHTSSGKTADTKEIDVVVPAKSTDEELQTAVDKEAAKITSVTAPSKDATKLTMPSVSAGYKIAIKTSDNEAVVDKNGTIVPPGADTTVKLVFTVTQISSGKTADTAEIDVVVPAKSTEVIIGSGSVAGATAGDKEITGLTTGKIYKVTMDGNVKYTKADGTLGEEGDKAAITGTSITGLENGKTYKVEEYVAPAATEVIIESGSVAGATAGDKEITGLTTGKIYKVTMDGNVKYTKADGTLGEEGDKAAITGTSITGLENGKTYKVEEYVAPAATEVIIESGSVAGATAGDKEITGLTTGKIYKVTMDGNVKYTKADGTLGEEGDKAAITGTSITGLENGKTYKVEEYVAPAATEVIIESGSVAGATAGDKEITGLTTGKIYKVTMDGNVKYTKADGTLGEEGDKAAITGTSITGLENGKTYKVEEYVAPAATEVIIESGSVAGATAGDKEITGLTTGKIYKVTMDGNVKYTKADGTLGEEGDKAAITGTSITGLENGKTYKVEEYVAPAATEVIIESGSVAGATAGDKEITGLTTGKIYKVTMDGNVKYTKADGTLGEEGDKAAITGTSITGLENGKTYKVEEYVAPAATEVIIESGSVAGATAGDKEITGLTTGKIYKVTMDGNVKYTKADGTLGEEGDKAAITGTSITGLENGKTYKVEEYVAPAATEVIIESGSVAGATAGDKEITGLTTGKIYKVTMDGNVKYTKADGTLGEEGDKAVITGTSITGLENGKTYKVEEDTSSPISTIGRLIVKFTNLVK, from the coding sequence ATGAAAATACCAAAGAAGATTGCTGCTATGCTTACAGTTACTATGATAGCTGGAAGTTCTACAGCAGGTATAGCTAGTGCACAAACGGTAGCAACAAATTTAACAGGGCAAGAGAGATATGAAACTGCTGTAAAAATAAGTCAAGATGGATGGAAAAATGCTGATGAGGTAGTAATAGTAAATGATTCATCTATAGCAGATGCTCTATCCGCAACACCATTTGCAAAAGCAAAAAATGCTCCTATACTTTTAACAGGTAAAGATAAATTAAATGATAAGACAAAAGCAGAGTTACAAAGATTAAAAGCTAAAAAAGTATATTTAATAGGTGGAACTTCTGTATTAAGTGCAAATATAGAAAAACAAATAAAAGATTTAAAAATATCTTTTGAAAGAATATCTGGTGCAGAGAGATACCAAACATCTTTAGAGTTAGCAAAAAGATTAGATGCAGTAAGTGATGTTAAGAAAATAGCTGTAGTTAATGGTGAAAAAGGGCTTGCAGATGCAGTAAGTGTGGGTGCTCCAGCTGCACAAAATAATATGCCAGTAATACTTGCTGATTCTAAAAATGGAACAGCAGTTGCAGATAAATTTATAAAAGATGCAGGAATAACTCAATCTTATGTAGTAGGTGGAGAAAGTTCAGTTTCTGAAGCTGTAAAAAATAAACTACCAAATAGTACAAGATTAGGTGGAACAGATAGAAATGATACAAATGCAAAAGTAGTAAAAGAATTCTATAAAAAGACAGATTTAAAAAATGCATATGTAACTAAAGATGGCATGGCTAAACAAGACCAACTTATAGATGCATTAGCAGTAGGTGTATTAGGTGCTAAAAATCAATCACCAGTAGTTTTAGTTGGAAAAAATCTATCAGCTTCACAAAAAACTTTAGTTAACTCTAAGAGTTTTGATAAAATAACTAAGGTTGGTGGAAATGGTAATGAAACAGCATTTAATGAAATTAAATCATTACAAGAAGTAAGTACATCTGAGGCTAAAACAATTGCTGAATTAAAATCAGCTATAGATAAAGCAACTGCTAATGATGTTATAAACTTTAAACCAACTAGTGAAGTTAAAGAAGCATTTACAATACAAACTGACAAAGCAGTAACAGTAAATTTAAATGGTACATATACAAAGACTGTAACTATCAACATGCCTAATGGGGATGTAAACAACTATGCAAAAGTAGATGATGTAGTTATAGATGATGTTAAAGACGGAACTTTTGTTAACTATGGAAAAATAACTAACTTAAAAGTTAATGATAAAAATGGAGCTAAGATAGAAAATAATTCAAAAGGTGAGATTGGTAGTTTAACAGTAGCATCTGGAGCAAGTCAAGTAAAAGTAAATAATGGTGGTAAGATAACTACAGTTACAAATAACTCTAAAGGCACTACTATAGATAATAAGGGTACAATAAGTACTGTTAAGGGAGATAATTCTCCATCTATAAGTGGAAATAATCCAAGTTCTAACTCATCAGGAGGAAGTTCATCAAGTGGAGGTTCTTCAGGTGGAAGTAGTAGTGGAGGAAGTTCTTCTAATCAAAATCAAACAGCAGTAAATAAAGAGGCAGAAAAAATAACAAGTGTAGCTGCACCAGCGAAAGATGCAACTAAATTAACTATGCCATCAGTATCAAGCGGATATACAATAGCAATAAAATCATCAAACAATGAGAATGTTATAAAGAAAGATGGAACAATAGTTCCACAAAATACGGCAACAACAGTAAAACTAGTATTTACAGTAACACATACATCAAGTGGAAAAACAGCAGATACGAAAGAAATAGATGTAGTAGTACCAGCTAAATCAACAGATGAAGAATTACAAACAGCAGTAGATAAAGAGGCAGCAAAAATAACAAGTGTAACTGCACCATCAAAAGATGCAACTAAGTTAACTATGCCATCAGTATCAGCAGGGTATAAAATAGCAATAAAGACTTCAGATAATGAGGCAGTTGTAGATAAAAATGGAACAATAGTACCACCAGGTGCAGATACAACAGTAAAATTAGTATTTACAGTAACACAAATATCAAGTGGAAAAACAGCAGATACAGCAGAAATAGATGTAGTAGTACCAGCTAAATCAACAGAAGTAATAATAGGCTCAGGTTCAGTAGCTGGAGCAACAGCAGGAGATAAAGAAATAACAGGATTAACTACAGGTAAAATCTATAAAGTAACAATGGATGGAAATGTAAAATATACAAAAGCAGATGGAACATTAGGAGAAGAAGGAGATAAAGCAGCAATAACAGGAACATCAATAACAGGATTAGAAAATGGAAAAACATATAAAGTAGAAGAATATGTAGCACCAGCAGCGACTGAGGTAATAATAGAATCAGGTTCAGTAGCTGGAGCAACAGCAGGAGATAAAGAAATAACAGGATTAACTACAGGTAAAATCTATAAAGTAACAATGGATGGAAATGTAAAATATACAAAAGCAGATGGAACATTAGGAGAAGAAGGAGATAAAGCAGCAATAACAGGAACATCAATAACAGGATTAGAAAATGGAAAAACGTATAAAGTAGAAGAATATGTAGCACCAGCAGCGACTGAGGTAATAATAGAATCAGGTTCAGTAGCTGGAGCAACAGCAGGAGATAAAGAAATAACAGGATTAACTACAGGTAAAATCTATAAAGTAACAATGGATGGAAATGTAAAATATACAAAAGCAGATGGAACATTAGGAGAAGAAGGAGATAAAGCAGCAATAACAGGAACATCAATAACAGGATTAGAAAATGGAAAAACGTATAAAGTAGAAGAATATGTAGCACCAGCAGCGACTGAGGTAATAATAGAATCAGGTTCAGTAGCTGGAGCAACAGCAGGAGATAAAGAAATAACAGGATTAACTACAGGTAAAATCTATAAAGTAACAATGGATGGAAATGTAAAATATACAAAAGCAGATGGAACATTAGGAGAAGAAGGAGATAAAGCAGCAATAACAGGAACATCAATAACAGGATTAGAAAATGGAAAAACGTATAAAGTAGAAGAATATGTAGCACCAGCAGCGACTGAGGTAATAATAGAATCAGGTTCAGTAGCTGGAGCAACAGCAGGAGATAAAGAAATAACAGGATTAACTACAGGTAAAATCTATAAAGTAACAATGGATGGAAATGTAAAATATACAAAAGCAGATGGAACATTAGGAGAAGAAGGAGATAAAGCAGCAATAACAGGAACATCAATAACAGGATTAGAAAATGGAAAAACGTATAAAGTAGAAGAATATGTAGCACCAGCAGCGACTGAGGTAATAATAGAATCAGGTTCAGTAGCTGGAGCAACAGCAGGAGATAAAGAAATAACAGGATTAACTACAGGTAAAATCTATAAAGTAACAATGGATGGAAATGTAAAATATACAAAAGCAGATGGAACATTAGGAGAAGAAGGAGATAAAGCAGCAATAACAGGAACATCAATAACAGGATTAGAAAATGGAAAAACGTATAAAGTAGAAGAATATGTAGCACCAGCAGCGACTGAGGTAATAATAGAATCAGGTTCAGTAGCTGGAGCAACAGCAGGAGATAAAGAAATAACAGGATTAACTACAGGTAAAATCTATAAAGTAACAATGGATGGAAATGTAAAATATACAAAAGCAGATGGAACATTAGGAGAAGAAGGAGATAAAGCAGCAATAACAGGAACATCAATAACAGGATTAGAAAATGGAAAAACGTATAAAGTAGAAGAATATGTAGCACCAGCAGCGACTGAGGTAATAATAGAATCAGGTTCAGTAGCTGGAGCAACAGCAGGAGATAAAGAAATAACAGGATTAACTACAGGTAAAATCTATAAAGTAACAATGGATGGAAATGTAAAATATACAAAAGCAGATGGAACATTAGGAGAAGAAGGAGATAAAGCAGTAATAACAGGAACATCAATAACAGGATTAGAAAATGGAAAAACGTATAAAGTAGAAGAAGATACTTCAAGTCCTATATCAACAATTGGCCGACTAATAGTTAAGTTCACTAATTTAGTTAAATAA
- a CDS encoding HAMP domain-containing histidine kinase — protein MTKLNKKLSISISIVVVVVYIISIAINSMFIHRYYLHEKRNVLNNIENEIKHKDMDKLKSNIELIEEKSNTAIVYVELDKNYKDKNSIDKINQDLLDAFWDKGLSLNKFWIEGSVLKDIDNKSINKIYNQGKTKYSLLVKFMKKDNYLFSISIPIEHSEETIGIVNRFNIIMGIFSVIIITILTFILSNRIIRPMEKLKLLSKDISELNFRTEAIKTNDEIEELAYSINIMSVKLEKAHNELNKRNENLKSFISDASHEMKTPIALIKAYSIGMKDGLDDGTYTDTIIEQAENMSNTINTLLYWAKYEKKEVSLCEVDLRERLLKNLKNYELLISKDNISVKCDIEDKNLIINSDKDSVDMVLNNLISNAIKYTNDNEIEINLFRENEKIILSIKNGIDYDREDDIDNIWKPFYVLEKSRSKELSGTGLGLTIVKTILEENNFRYKVEVCDGKIEFYIIFI, from the coding sequence ATGACTAAGCTAAATAAGAAGTTATCTATAAGTATATCAATAGTAGTTGTAGTTGTTTATATAATATCTATAGCTATAAATAGTATGTTTATTCATAGGTATTATTTACATGAAAAAAGAAATGTATTGAATAACATTGAAAATGAAATAAAGCATAAGGATATGGATAAATTAAAGTCAAATATTGAATTAATTGAAGAAAAAAGTAATACAGCTATTGTATATGTAGAATTAGATAAAAATTACAAAGATAAAAATAGTATAGATAAAATAAATCAAGATTTGTTAGACGCTTTTTGGGATAAAGGATTAAGCTTAAATAAATTTTGGATTGAAGGAAGTGTCTTAAAAGACATTGATAATAAAAGCATTAATAAAATATATAATCAGGGAAAAACCAAATACAGTCTATTAGTAAAGTTTATGAAAAAGGATAATTATTTATTTTCTATATCTATACCAATAGAACATTCAGAAGAAACAATTGGTATAGTAAATCGATTCAATATAATAATGGGGATATTTTCAGTAATTATAATAACTATACTTACATTTATACTATCAAACAGAATTATAAGACCTATGGAAAAGTTAAAGCTTTTATCTAAGGATATATCTGAGTTAAACTTTAGAACTGAAGCTATAAAAACGAATGATGAAATAGAAGAGTTAGCTTATAGCATAAATATAATGAGCGTAAAGCTTGAAAAGGCACATAATGAATTAAATAAAAGGAATGAAAATTTAAAATCTTTTATATCTGATGCATCTCATGAAATGAAAACTCCAATAGCACTTATAAAAGCATATTCTATAGGGATGAAAGATGGTTTGGATGATGGTACTTATACAGATACAATAATTGAACAGGCAGAAAATATGTCTAATACAATAAATACTCTTTTATATTGGGCCAAATACGAGAAAAAAGAAGTTAGTTTGTGTGAAGTAGATTTAAGGGAAAGGCTGCTTAAGAATTTAAAAAATTATGAGTTATTAATATCTAAGGATAATATAAGTGTTAAATGTGATATAGAAGATAAAAATCTTATAATAAATTCTGATAAAGATAGTGTAGATATGGTACTTAATAATTTGATTAGTAATGCAATAAAGTATACTAATGATAATGAAATAGAGATTAATCTTTTTAGGGAGAATGAGAAGATTATTTTATCTATAAAAAATGGAATAGATTATGATAGAGAAGATGATATAGATAATATATGGAAACCTTTTTATGTATTAGAGAAGTCAAGAAGTAAAGAACTCTCAGGTACTGGTCTTGGCCTTACGATAGTTAAGACTATACTTGAAGAAAATAATTTTAGATATAAGGTTGAGGTTTGTGATGGAAAGATAGAATTTTATATTATCTTTATATAA
- a CDS encoding response regulator transcription factor yields MNILIADDEVSMIKILCAYFKKEGFNVFTAKNGEEALDVFYENKIDLAILDWMMPVIDGIEVCKEIKENSNTKVLMLTAKSQSEDEIEALNIGADEYVKKPFDPRILIIRAKKLVNYKDTINIKDLKIDFESNKVFKGNDELLLTKKELELMRCLVNNKGIVLSRERLLDLVWGLDYDGDFRTVDTHIRRLRTKVGEDIIKTYRGLGYSLEDFDD; encoded by the coding sequence ATGAATATATTAATTGCTGATGATGAAGTAAGTATGATTAAGATACTTTGTGCTTATTTTAAAAAAGAAGGCTTCAATGTATTTACTGCAAAGAATGGGGAAGAAGCTTTAGATGTTTTTTATGAAAATAAAATAGATTTAGCAATACTGGATTGGATGATGCCAGTAATTGATGGAATAGAGGTTTGTAAAGAGATAAAAGAAAATAGTAATACAAAGGTGCTTATGTTGACAGCTAAAAGTCAAAGTGAAGATGAAATAGAGGCACTTAATATAGGGGCAGATGAATATGTCAAAAAGCCATTTGACCCTAGAATTTTAATAATAAGGGCTAAGAAATTGGTAAATTATAAAGATACAATTAATATAAAAGATTTAAAAATAGATTTTGAGTCGAACAAAGTTTTTAAAGGTAATGATGAACTACTATTGACTAAAAAAGAATTGGAATTAATGCGCTGTTTAGTAAATAACAAAGGAATCGTTTTATCAAGGGAAAGACTTTTAGATTTAGTCTGGGGACTTGACTATGATGGAGACTTTAGAACAGTAGACACTCATATAAGAAGACTTAGAACAAAAGTAGGAGAAGATATAATAAAAACTTACAGAGGATTAGGGTATAGTCTGGAGGATTTTGATGACTAA
- a CDS encoding PTS system mannose/fructose/sorbose family transporter subunit IID, translated as MPDTKSEVAKKTLSRKDVIKSWLRWFFFAQSNYNYERLQSTAFSHSMLPILKKLYPDKEELKQEVETHLAFFNTEPICGCVIHGITIAMEEEKANGADEISGDGMNAIKTGLMGPLAGIGDTLTQGVITPIVLAVCIGLTEGGASIAGPILFVIAQYIIMTSISFGMWTNGYKYGKKAVESILQGGIVNKVIEGASILGTLVMGGLVGRFINLSTPISYTSGDFKFSLQTDLLDKIFPGLIPLVLTLLVLFALKKGLSPIKIMGILIVVGAITGILGLF; from the coding sequence ATGCCAGATACAAAAAGTGAAGTAGCTAAGAAAACGTTAAGCAGAAAAGATGTAATAAAGTCATGGCTAAGATGGTTTTTCTTTGCACAATCTAACTACAATTATGAAAGATTACAATCAACAGCATTTTCACATTCAATGTTGCCAATACTTAAAAAGTTATATCCAGATAAAGAAGAATTAAAACAAGAAGTAGAAACTCACCTGGCGTTTTTTAATACAGAGCCTATATGTGGATGTGTTATACATGGAATAACAATAGCTATGGAAGAAGAAAAAGCTAATGGTGCAGATGAAATAAGTGGTGATGGTATGAATGCCATAAAGACAGGTTTAATGGGACCATTGGCAGGGATTGGAGATACTTTAACTCAAGGAGTTATAACACCGATAGTATTAGCTGTTTGTATTGGCTTAACTGAGGGAGGAGCATCAATTGCAGGACCAATATTATTTGTAATAGCTCAATATATAATAATGACTTCAATTTCATTTGGAATGTGGACAAATGGATATAAGTATGGTAAAAAAGCTGTTGAAAGTATACTTCAGGGTGGAATAGTAAATAAAGTTATAGAAGGTGCTTCTATACTAGGGACTTTAGTTATGGGCGGACTTGTAGGTAGATTCATCAATTTATCTACACCAATAAGTTATACTAGTGGAGATTTTAAATTTAGCCTTCAGACAGATTTACTTGATAAGATATTTCCAGGATTAATTCCTCTGGTACTTACTTTGTTGGTACTCTTTGCTTTAAAGAAAGGTCTTTCTCCAATAAAAATAATGGGTATATTGATAGTGGTAGGTGCTATTACAGGTATATTAGGATTATTTTAA